In a genomic window of Dehalococcoidales bacterium:
- a CDS encoding PAC2 family protein, with protein sequence MNKLFKFHARPKLNTPNMVAAWPGIGNVSIIVATYLKRKLDFKELGEIEASQFFDPIGVVVKNNIVEAPQFPQSQFYYRKNKGGGSDTILFIGEDQPAGKAYDLANCILDVGLKFQVRRVYTCAAALTHIHPTEQPRVWGVASSPHLMDELKEHDLAQRGNLHISGLNGLLLGVAKERGIEGICLLGEVPMYATRIHNPMAALAIVEVLTKILGVSLDTLELALQAGETSAKMKQLAAEAMEEYIDLFTEPIWEQGEEEEEE encoded by the coding sequence ATGAATAAATTATTCAAGTTTCATGCCCGCCCCAAGCTTAACACACCGAACATGGTGGCGGCCTGGCCCGGCATCGGCAACGTGTCGATTATCGTCGCTACCTATCTGAAGAGGAAGCTGGACTTCAAGGAGCTGGGGGAAATCGAGGCATCCCAGTTCTTTGACCCCATCGGCGTGGTTGTCAAGAACAATATCGTGGAAGCGCCCCAGTTCCCGCAGAGCCAGTTTTACTACCGGAAAAATAAGGGCGGCGGCAGTGACACGATACTATTTATCGGTGAAGACCAGCCCGCCGGCAAGGCGTATGACCTGGCCAACTGCATCCTCGATGTGGGACTGAAATTTCAGGTCAGGAGAGTCTACACCTGCGCGGCTGCCCTCACCCACATCCACCCCACCGAGCAGCCCAGGGTCTGGGGAGTAGCCAGCAGCCCGCACTTAATGGATGAGCTAAAAGAACACGATTTAGCGCAGAGAGGCAACCTCCATATCTCGGGATTGAATGGATTGCTGCTGGGCGTCGCCAAGGAGAGAGGGATTGAAGGTATCTGCCTGCTGGGTGAAGTGCCCATGTATGCTACGCGCATCCACAACCCCATGGCCGCCCTGGCAATAGTTGAAGTCCTGACCAAAATACTGGGTGTTAGCCTTGATACCCTTGAACTGGCCCTGCAGGCCGGGGAGACCTCAGCGAAAATGAAGCAACTGGCGGCGGAGGCTATGGAGGAATACATAGACCTCTTTACCGAGCCGATATGGGAGCAGGGAGAAGAAGAGGAAGAGGAATAA
- a CDS encoding HEAT repeat domain-containing protein yields the protein MVSPVDEIIIELGHCEQPPLYSKLAELSNLTIAAMELFKRSWATIDTERRRQVIARLVELTEDNLELNFDAIFKHCLQDQDAEVQNKAIEGLWENEEASLINPLVDLLDPENAEKVQVTAATALGKFAMLAEHKKLRDCHRDKVQEALLSVINDKNRTLELRRRALEAVAPLSLPQVNKTILAAYQSDDSRLKVSAIYAMGQNCSPSWLPVLLKELDSTEAAVRNEAACSCGELEDEEAVPHLINLVKDTDIDIQMAAIRALAKIGGTQAEEFLELCLENADEAIRQAAEQALSGLEQKEDMLPFPFQST from the coding sequence ATGGTATCACCCGTTGACGAGATTATTATTGAGCTAGGCCACTGTGAACAGCCACCACTCTACTCAAAGCTGGCTGAGCTATCCAACCTGACCATAGCTGCGATGGAGCTTTTTAAAAGGTCATGGGCAACAATCGACACCGAGCGGCGGCGACAGGTTATTGCCCGGCTGGTAGAACTGACTGAAGACAACCTGGAGCTTAACTTTGACGCCATCTTCAAACACTGCCTGCAAGACCAGGACGCCGAGGTACAGAACAAGGCGATTGAAGGTCTCTGGGAAAATGAAGAGGCTTCCCTGATTAACCCGCTGGTAGATTTACTTGATCCAGAAAACGCGGAGAAAGTCCAGGTAACCGCGGCTACGGCACTGGGCAAATTCGCCATGCTCGCCGAGCATAAAAAACTGCGCGACTGCCATCGGGATAAAGTTCAGGAGGCACTGTTGTCCGTAATTAACGACAAAAATAGAACCCTGGAATTAAGGAGGCGTGCCCTGGAGGCAGTCGCTCCCCTCAGCCTTCCGCAAGTGAACAAGACTATCCTGGCAGCTTATCAAAGCGACGATAGTAGACTGAAAGTCAGCGCTATTTACGCTATGGGACAGAATTGCAGCCCGTCCTGGCTGCCGGTACTGCTTAAGGAGCTTGACAGTACTGAAGCTGCGGTGCGCAATGAAGCCGCCTGTTCCTGCGGTGAGCTGGAGGATGAAGAGGCGGTACCTCATCTCATTAATCTGGTCAAAGATACTGATATTGATATCCAGATGGCAGCCATCCGGGCATTAGCTAAAATAGGCGGGACTCAGGCTGAAGAATTCCTGGAACTCTGCCTTGAAAACGCTGATGAAGCCATCCGCCAGGCAGCGGAGCAAGCCCTTAGTGGACTGGAACAGAAAGAGGACATGTTACCTTTCCCGTTCCAGAGCACTTGA
- a CDS encoding GNAT family N-acetyltransferase → MIVGNKVILREKRLSDARNDYEWESDPELAMLDAAPVVNITFSQYLEDYADEINHFFKTSRRFAIDTLEGKHIGNCSYYNINEARKDTELGIMIGDRDYWNNGYGADTVTTLVNHIFNRTKLNRVYLKTLESNDRAQKCFQKCGFTPYELLTKPRFRFALMEIHRPQWLEKQSRA, encoded by the coding sequence ATGATTGTCGGTAATAAAGTAATACTTCGTGAAAAAAGACTGTCTGATGCCAGGAACGACTACGAATGGGAATCAGACCCTGAACTGGCCATGCTTGATGCCGCGCCGGTAGTGAACATCACCTTCTCTCAGTACCTCGAAGACTATGCTGACGAGATAAACCACTTTTTCAAGACCAGCCGCCGCTTTGCCATTGATACCCTGGAGGGTAAGCACATCGGCAACTGCTCCTACTACAACATTAATGAAGCCAGGAAAGATACAGAGCTGGGCATTATGATTGGCGACCGGGACTACTGGAATAATGGTTACGGCGCTGATACGGTGACCACCCTGGTAAATCACATCTTCAACCGGACAAAGCTGAACCGCGTTTACCTGAAAACCCTGGAATCAAACGACAGGGCACAAAAATGTTTCCAGAAATGCGGCTTTACCCCGTATGAACTCCTGACCAAACCCAGGTTCAGGTTTGCCCTTATGGAGATACACCGCCCTCAATGGCTGGAAAAGCAGAGCAGGGCCTGA